The Miscanthus floridulus cultivar M001 chromosome 17, ASM1932011v1, whole genome shotgun sequence genome has a window encoding:
- the LOC136518084 gene encoding malonyl-CoA:anthocyanidin 5-O-glucoside-6''-O-malonyltransferase-like translates to MAAAMATEAAAAGHVHQQQLFRVVDTALVAPAAAAGPALPPRSIPLTFFDVKWLHLPPVERVLLYRLSPDADVPAILSALRTSLSQALRAFYPMAGHVRMPTEGRRHELSYSPGDAVPFTTAEYDVDIDHLIADDSVPVQVAALAPLVPRLPKGRAVLAVQATLLLGRCRGLAVGVTVHHTTCDGAGSTHFLHTWAAAAGADEQHRRQVPPPQPPVIDRELIPDPRGLYDIYLSSMPPMVSQDDFEFVLGKHQDPGEDKALATFTLSQQLLQSIKSAVADEAARRGMVMPPRCSSILATYGFIWSCYCQVRRAAAAAKTNMSYFLFSVDQRSRLKPPVPDKYFGNCCCPAIATAPTDEVAAGGMVGLFAACAAVEEEVREGAQERWDACVVRVKEAVANGTLSVAGSPRFRVYDLDFGFGRPAKVDMVSVAKTGAISVADARAGGGVEVGISLPAATGDMDRFRHSVADGMAWLLSSSQRLDHSDR, encoded by the coding sequence ATGGCGGCAGCGATGGCAACGGAGGCTGCGGCTGCCGGCCACGTCCACCAGCAGCAGCTGTTCCGCGTCGTGGACACGGCCCTGGTGGCTCCTGCAGCAGCAGCTGGTCCCGCGCTGCCGCCGCGCTCCATCCCGCTCACCTTCTTCGACGTCAAGTGGCTGCATCTCCCTCCCGTGGAGCGCGTCCTCTTGTACCGCCTCTCCCCGGACGCCGACGTCCCCGCCATCCTCTCCGCTCTCAGGACCTCCCTCTCCCAGGCACTCCGCGCCTTCTACCCGATGGCAGGCCACGTCCGCATGCCCACGGAGGGCCGCCGCCACGAGCTGTCGTACAGCCCCGGCGACGCCgtccccttcaccaccgccgagTACGACGTGGACATCGACCACCTCATCGCTGACGACTCCGTCCCCGTGCAGGTGGCCGCGCTCGCTCCGCTCGTGCCGCGCCTGCCTAAGGGCCGCGCAGTGCTCGCCGTGCAGGCCACGCTGTTGCTCGGCCGCTGCCGGGGCCTCGCGGTGGGAGTCACCGTCCACCACACCACCTGCGACGGAGCAGGATCCACGCACTTCCTCCACACATGGGCCGCAGCGGCCGGAGCAGATGAGCAGCATCGTCGTCAGGTCCCGCCACCACAGCCCCCCGTCATCGACCGGGAACTCATCCCGGACCCCAGGGGCCTCTACGACATCTACCTCAGCAGCATGCCGCCCATGGTGTCCCAGGACGACTTCGAGTTCGTGCTGGGCAAGCATCAGGATCCCGGCGAGGACAAGGCCCTGGCCACCTTCACGCTGTCCCAGCAGCTGCTGCAGAGCATCAAGAGCGCGGTCGCCGACGAGGCGGCGCGGCGTGGCATGGTGATGCCGCCCCGGTGCTCCTCAATCCTCGCCACCTACGGCTTCATCTGGTCCTGCTACTGCCAGGTccgacgagcagcagcagcagcaaagacCAACATGAGCTACTTCCTCTTCTCCGTGGACCAGCGCTCTCGCCTGAAACCGCCCGTCCCTGACAAGTACTTCGGCAACTGCTGCTGCCCGGCCATCGCGACGGCGCCGACGGACGAGGTGGCGGCCGGGGGCATGGTCGGGCTGTTCGCGGCGTGCgcagcggtggaggaggaggtgcgcGAGGGGGCGCAGGAGCGGTGGGACGCGTGCGTGGTGCGGGTGAAGGAGGCGGTGGCCAACGGGACGCTGTCCGTGGCCGGCTCCCCCAGGTTCCGCGTCTACGACCTCGACTTTGGCTTCGGCCGGCCGGCCAAGGTGGACATGGTGTCGGTGGCCAAGACCGGCGCCATCTCCGTGGCGGACGCGCGCGCCGGAGGTGGCGTGGAGGTGGGCATCTCTCTGCCGGCGGCGACGGGGGACATGGACCGCTTCCGACACAGCGTTGCAGACGGGATGGCGTGGCTCCTCTCCTCCAGTCAGAGACTCGATCACAGTGACCGGTGA